The Desmodus rotundus isolate HL8 chromosome 2, HLdesRot8A.1, whole genome shotgun sequence region GTCAGGAGCCAGACAGAGGGATGGCCATCTGCAGGGGCCTCAGGCTGAGCTGTGGCTGCAGGGCCTTACTTTTCATGAGTACTTTCAGCTGGGGAATTTGTGACTTTGCCAGAAAAATACTTCTTTTGGTTgctttctctccaaaatcaacTGGTTGGGCAAGTTACTGTGATTTCCCAAAATAAAATCTAGCTGTAGGTGCCAGCTAATTGAAATCAATGCCCTTCAATAACACTGCTAGGTATGAACTGCTATTGCTGAAGAACGACCCCCAAATGACCTAACTAGGTAATCAATCACACTAGGCACTTTTACTGTCTTGGGTTTTTTAAGCTTTAGAGAAATAGTCTTTGTAATATGACTTAGAAACTGCTTCTCTCTGGCTTTGtttcactcttcctcttcttcctcttccccttctccttctccttcctccatggTTTCCACAATGAGTTCCGCTGTGCAGGTGGCTTCTCCAAGACTGTTGACAGCCTTGCAGGTGTACTTGGCATCGTCATCCCCACACACATCGCTAATGATTAAAGAACAGTTCCCATCCTCATCGTAGTCTATCTGGAAGTGGCGGGACTCCCTGATGGACTGGTCGTCTTTGAACCAGACAACCTCAGGGTCTGGGAATCCTGCATCATGGGAGGGAACACAAGTAGTAGAAACTATCATTCAAAAGTTCTTATCAATGCATTTGAGGAACCCCCAAGCTACCTCTATTGATTAATGcagtaaatgaaaaaaactacGATGTTCCTTTTCAGCAGCTGTTTTGATATTTACACTTGAATAGGGCACACATTGTAAACACCGATATGTGAAACTCCACAGGAGGTGTTTTGCAGTCATCTCATTTCCCATCCATACAGGgttgccccacctcccacctttatAGAGATGCAGAGTACTGCTTCCAACACCGCCCTAGAGCCAGCTACATGCATAGTGCCAAGTATCTTCCGGGATGAAATGAAACTTTTTCATCTGGTATAAAAGTTgaacttaaataaatttaaataaaaagtgagaTTCAGGACAAATGGGCACAAGGGATCTTTTCGGGATGATGGAAATGTGCTGAAATTGATGATCGCACATttctataaatttactaaaaataattgaattgtatacttaaaatgggtGAACTGTATGGCGTGTAAATTAAAACTCAAAGCTGACAACAGCTCTATAAAACATAAGTTAAAGGAGCTGTTAATATTGCTAAGAAAAAGTAAACAGTATTTGTCTTGGTCTGATCCAAAGACATAATCTGTGTATAAATAACTGGAAATGGACCACATTGATTAGCCTCATTTTATGAATTAATCATGTTTCTGCAAAGTTCAgcattgaaaaatacataaaacatacctttaaaatatatgataattCCAACTGACTTGTTCTTAAATTTTGGAGGAGcatttttgcaggaaaaaaattatagccTCAATCAGAATAAAAGTTACATATAAGAATTTAAGAATTCTAACATTCTTTTCAGGTAGAATTTCATTTCAATCAAAACAGCATCCTTATACTTTAATCTCCCCTTGGTGCTTTAGTTGAAGTTATGCAAATACCAAATAAATAATCCCAAAGAGCTAAGTACAAAGATGACAGTCATTAtgttatagtattttttttaatagaaaaagggaaaaggaaaaaacttcagaaaaccCAAAGACTACTGTGGTGGTATGAGTTACAAGCAGTGACCCGGAAGGCTTTCGGCAGAAGCCCCTGTCTGAGCACTTCCACGCTAGCAAAGGCAGCACAccgcattttaaaaaactgaatgaaaagagAGGAAGATTATAGTGGGCAAGACATTTACAAGGAGTTTTGATAATATAATGACACAGgtgaaaaattgttttttcattcCTAACTTTGGGTTACTTTACCCAAAAAGCATTATCTAGTCATATTGCTGGAGAGTCTTACCAAGTGGGAGGCATGATTGTTCTGACTGTGTCGTAGGCTATGCGAAAGTCTTGAGAAAGTTACTTAATGAACATCTGTGCTTTATTTGGTCAGACTGAGATGGGAGATAACCCTCCACTCTGGTTGGCACACGACAGTCACAGACTCGAAGTCTGTCTTACTGTGCCCTTTATCTCTCTAGAATGTTGCAGTCTGTGGAAACTGAAATGCTTTATGTCACCAACATTGCTGATTTCTCATGTGATGTGCTAAGATCCCTTATGGTCCCTTGATTCTATGGCCACATTCTCCTGGCCAGCTGAGAAGCACGGGGAAGATGGTGCAGGTGCCTGGATCCCAGCTTCCCTCAGTTTGAAGTCACACTGCATGATCTCTGCACGCTCTCTGCACTTAGCAATCCCACAACTTTTCCCTCAACtccataacatttttaaaggacttaAAAGGTTTCTCTTTTCACATATGTCATCTGTGAGTCCCAAGAGTCACTCAGGACATTAGACATCATCTTATAGGTGAGGGCCTGAGGCTCAGAAGCATTAGATCAccgcctaaggtcacacagcctgcagATGAACAGCAGAGCAATTACTCCACATCCTATGCTCTGGGTCAGCCTCCCTGGGAGAGCCTCTCATGGGCACATGCTCCCTAAAAACTTAAAACTTCATTTCATTAAGCATATTCCATAGTCAAATACTATTGTCCATGACAACCCACTTTTAATTTGGGTCTAGTGGCCGATGTAAGTAAGTGAAACGTTAAGTGTGCCCCTGGGGACGTCACTGAACAGCACTAACCTTCAGAAGGAGGAGTGGAGACTTTGGGCCAACTCCTCCTGACCCAGTTTTCCTCATAGCCTGGCTGATCCTGATTGTTGCCAGAACTGACATCTTGCGCAGGGTACACAGTTGGGGCCCACCAACCAGCCAAACCCCTTTTGTAGTTAAGGGAAGAGCAATTTCAACTTACCTTCAATCTTGCAGTCAAATCTAGCAGCACTTCCCTCCACAACTTCTAAATCACGAATTGTCTTAGAGAAATAGGGTTTTACGTGGGGCTTTTCCTCAGCAACAGCCTCCAGGAAAGCTTGGGAGACATCTCCTAGAAGACAGGGGAGAAGATGCCATTTCTGCATTCcttgttctttcctcttccctaGTTTAAAAAAgctgacttaatttttttttttaaagtagctctAATTTAGCAAATAATGCATCTTAGAGGACTGAATCATCAGCACACCTTTCTCCTGGGGATAGCTTGGCCTGCTGCCAAATGGTTTTGGCAGAAGAGAAAACTGTGACCAAACTGGGGACATGCTTGGACTCCCCCCTTCCCTTATGCTGacacattgaaaaaaagaaataatcttcaAAAAGGATTTTTGGCTGCATTTCATGCTGTTTCAGGATTCAGTTGTGGGTGTCTAAGGACGGAACCACACCAGCCTTCCTCATCTCTGTGCCCCTTTGCCTTTGCCCTGTAGCCGCaggctcttccctcctccttagCAAGGAAGAGCCAGGTCCTAGAGGCATCTTTTGACCTGCCAGTAGTTCTAGTCGCCTTGCTTACACTGCTTTCACAGTGTATGACAGCCAACAGGGATTTGGGATTGGTCCAAGGTAAAGCTGGGACTTGGAGGGGCTCCTAtatcctctctctccccttcaggCTATTTGTGGGTCATCTGGGAGTGGCAGGAATGGATCAGGAGGGACAAGACCCATGTGCTGCCAACTCTATCCCTGCTGCATCAGAGCACAAGGCCTCACCAATGACACTGCCTTTGTGCCAAAAGGGATCTTGACTCAGCTTCTCACCTTTGGATACCAGGCAGTAGGGAGTGGAGGGGCATCTCTGTCCAAACAAGGCACCTCAAAAAGATAAGGGCCAGACCCTGCATGCATCTGAtgcaggaagaggcagaggcatTTACTGAGGAGATGGACACGGCAGCATCTCAAAGCCAGTGGGCAAGTAAGTAACCCCACCGGTCTGCAGAAGAAACCCTTCCAATCACAGCCCACCCAGCTCAAATGACATGTTTCAGCATCATAAAAAATGCCAAATGAATATGGACTATATgagttaattttgtttaaaaggaaaacacagagactaaaaaaacaggatacttttaaaaagtacactaCTATATATGATTTAAGTTTTATGGCTGCCTATTAGTATATAAGTATAACTTTtgtaatgaggaaaaaagaagctTTTAATAAAGCCTTTGCTAATTCTTAtgtaaaatataggaaaaagaaTAGTGGAGGTCATCTAGTTCTGTTAGACAAATAATTACCTTCCCTCTGAATATAGTTAAACCTAAGTTAAAACAATTAAAGACTAATTAATTGTCAGAGCAACCTAAAAGTTGTTCTGAATTTAATCCTTGTACATCATATTATCAAAAAAcagcagccccccccccaaaaaaaaccctcctcaaaatgttcctcctcccccagcccttccttTCTCACCAGCTGGTTGGAGAAAATCTTCCTGTATCATCTTACCTTCTGATTCTAGTTTTTCTGCATTGAGAGGGCTGGTTGGTGACCCTGTTGAGGACTTCCTGCCACTGAGCCCTGAGATCATTGCCATAGAGGACAGTCTTCCAATGGCTCTCACAGCATTGCCTGTTTTCTGGAAAAGAGACACTGGATTGGACTCAAGCAGTGTCCCAGGTTCCCGCTGGGCAGTGGGGCTCAGGGAGAAGAGCCCAGCCCAGGAGAAGCAGCTCTCTGTGGAACGAGGGCCTCCCAAGTACTGAGGTTCTGCCAGAGAAGTGAGCCCAACCTTGCTCTGCTCAGCACTATCAGTGTGTCAGAAGATGTTCGGAGAATGGAATGGAGCCTGGAACCGATGTGTGCGTTAATGTGACTAAACAAGGTCAACATGAGACAAAAACCCTTTTCATACTGTGCTTCAACTCCCATAAAAGGGATAGTTTATATAAAGCAACTGCAGGCTGAGACAGCTCCAAAGACTTATTGCTGACAGGGCCCAGTGGCGCTGTTTCTCGTAAAACAATGCTAGTGATAGGATTTTAATTGGTCAAGAAAATAGTTACTACAGATCCCACAGGTTCTCATAAAAGGGGGGGGCGGAGATGACATACTATTGACCTTGTGCAAGTcgtttaacctctctgggcttcagttttcttctctgaataAGGAGGGGGTTGGACAAGATCTCCAAGGTCTCATTTAGTTCTGTTTATGATTCAGATACTTAAGAGATTTTGAGAAACAGTCTGGCTGGCCCTCCTACAAGTCTATGAATGCACAGTAAAGTTCTGAAGGGGTGTTCTTCACCCATGTACACCCAGGCATCAGAAAGAAgcacctgaagaaatgcaaagcaATGGCATTTTGGCTTCCTGAGTTGAGGCACCTTGGGAGTGGACAGGATTCCTGCTGAAAAGGAAGCCAGAAATTTTCATTTGAGATGAAAATTTCTCTGCAGTGTGAAAATTGTACCAAGCATAAGATTTAGGTCAAGAAATCCTCAATAACATACAATGTGTCTATGTTTCTTACCTTTAATTAAAGTTTCTCATCCCTTTTCTAAGGTCAATGGAGTGACTAAGACACAAAACTAAAGTATAGTCAACTCCTTCCACTGCTGCACCCAAAGCATCTTCAGGCACCTAGACGCTGTGCATCCAGAGCACATGTCACTGTAGACTGGCTACTGAGCGAGTAAGGACACTGGCAAATGGCTTGCACTCACCCACTGGATTCAAACTGTGCCAAAGCTATTTCCCTCCTGAATTAATGTCATACACCCAAGTATTTCAGTAAAGCCTCACAATTCTAGACTAGCTGGAAAACCAGTATGTTTCAGTAAAAAGACTATTTTGAAAGTAAAGAATTTC contains the following coding sequences:
- the MYLK gene encoding myosin light chain kinase, smooth muscle isoform X3; amino-acid sequence: MAMISGLSGRKSSTGSPTSPLNAEKLESEGDVSQAFLEAVAEEKPHVKPYFSKTIRDLEVVEGSAARFDCKIEGFPDPEVVWFKDDQSIRESRHFQIDYDEDGNCSLIISDVCGDDDAKYTCKAVNSLGEATCTAELIVETMEEGEGEGEEEEEEE